The following coding sequences are from one Campylobacter sp. RM16187 window:
- a CDS encoding M23 family metallopeptidase: protein MKSIFLIIFISLNIMAQDIINGDIQIAQIESNFAGKLTIDGKQREWLVNPANKNVKFTIIAAGYYKKGEIVLRSDFNGDIDEIVFKVINGQYKKEKISVESSKVAPPKEVLKRIEEERDEANKIYSTSTPGLKFNTAFMLPMSSVITSPFGTARVFNELVKSYHSGTDFRAAVGTPIASSNDGVVVIAKDRYYAGGSVVIDHGEGIYTQYYHMSRIDVKLGDEIKKGEVIGLSGASGRVSGPHLHFGVIVNGVQVNPINFIKKINALF from the coding sequence ATGAAAAGTATATTTTTAATAATTTTTATCTCACTTAATATTATGGCTCAAGATATAATAAACGGAGATATACAGATAGCCCAGATTGAATCAAATTTTGCAGGCAAGCTAACAATAGACGGTAAGCAAAGAGAGTGGCTTGTTAATCCTGCTAATAAAAATGTAAAATTTACCATTATTGCCGCAGGATATTATAAAAAGGGTGAAATAGTTTTAAGAAGCGATTTTAATGGAGATATAGATGAGATTGTTTTTAAAGTTATTAATGGTCAATACAAGAAAGAAAAGATAAGTGTCGAGAGCTCAAAAGTCGCACCTCCAAAAGAAGTATTAAAAAGAATCGAGGAGGAGAGGGATGAGGCTAATAAAATTTATTCAACCAGCACTCCTGGATTAAAATTTAATACAGCTTTTATGCTTCCTATGAGTTCGGTTATAACAAGTCCTTTTGGCACCGCAAGAGTTTTTAATGAGCTTGTTAAAAGCTATCATTCAGGAACCGATTTTCGCGCAGCCGTCGGCACTCCTATAGCCTCTAGCAATGACGGCGTAGTCGTGATCGCTAAAGATAGATACTACGCTGGAGGCTCTGTGGTGATAGATCACGGAGAGGGAATTTATACGCAGTATTATCACATGAGCAGGATAGATGTGAAGCTTGGCGATGAGATAAAAAAGGGCGAGGTCATCGGACTAAGCGGAGCTAGCGGTAGAGTCTCTGGACCGCACCTTCACTTTGGCGTCATCGTAAACGGCGTGCAGGTAAATCCGATAAATTTCATCAAAAAGATAAACGCTCTTTTTTAG
- a CDS encoding lipid-binding SYLF domain-containing protein, producing the protein MNKIFKLMLCILTLSTFALADFTQSQKVKTSLNILNDFGVSKNKKFKGITGIAIIPSMVKSGFIISGHDGKGIFVARNDDNEWSAPIFVDYKGVGFGAQAGYKSVDLILLFKSSRSWAGLVDGKGSIDITADAVILGAGEKSGVSTDLPEISAWVLERGKAKGVFLGVSINTSMMVVNNQDTNDYYERIYDIADIYHNSPKDSRYTQKLKEIINKYFE; encoded by the coding sequence ATGAATAAAATATTTAAGCTTATGCTTTGCATTTTGACACTATCTACATTTGCGCTTGCAGATTTTACACAGAGTCAGAAGGTCAAAACCTCACTAAATATACTTAACGACTTTGGAGTAAGTAAAAATAAGAAATTCAAAGGCATTACCGGCATAGCAATAATACCAAGCATGGTCAAAAGCGGATTTATAATATCTGGGCATGACGGAAAGGGAATTTTTGTAGCTAGAAACGATGATAACGAATGGAGCGCGCCTATCTTTGTAGACTATAAAGGTGTTGGTTTTGGAGCACAGGCTGGTTATAAATCAGTTGATCTTATTTTACTTTTTAAATCAAGCAGATCATGGGCTGGCTTAGTTGATGGCAAAGGCTCCATAGATATTACCGCTGATGCCGTTATATTAGGAGCCGGAGAGAAGTCCGGAGTCTCAACAGATCTTCCTGAAATTTCCGCATGGGTACTAGAAAGAGGAAAGGCAAAAGGAGTGTTTTTAGGAGTTAGCATAAACACTTCTATGATGGTAGTAAACAATCAAGATACAAATGACTACTACGAAAGAATTTATGATATCGCTGATATCTATCATAACTCACCTAAAGATAGCAGATATACTCAAAAACTAAAAGAGATAATAAATAAATATTTTGAATAG
- a CDS encoding Fur family transcriptional regulator — protein MQNFENFYSKFSTFLKDFNYKNSSQKEGVLKILYINDDHLSAAEIQERFYREFKENISLTAIYQFLNFLEEIGLAISFEESGIKKFELNLNSHHDHLICTKCGKIVSFYDETIENRQDIICENKKFKTEGHTMILYGICKECQK, from the coding sequence ATGCAAAATTTTGAAAATTTTTACTCAAAATTTTCTACCTTTTTAAAAGATTTTAACTATAAAAATTCAAGCCAAAAGGAAGGGGTTTTAAAAATCTTGTATATTAACGATGATCACCTTAGTGCTGCCGAGATACAAGAGAGGTTTTATCGTGAATTTAAAGAAAATATTAGCTTAACGGCAATATATCAGTTTTTAAATTTCTTAGAGGAGATTGGACTGGCGATATCTTTTGAAGAGAGTGGAATCAAAAAATTTGAACTAAATCTAAATTCTCATCACGACCACCTAATATGCACTAAATGCGGTAAAATCGTAAGCTTTTACGATGAAACCATAGAAAATAGACAAGACATAATCTGCGAAAACAAAAAATTTAAAACAGAAGGCCATACGATGATATTATATGGAATTTGTAAAGAGTGTCAAAAATGA
- a CDS encoding DUF1104 domain-containing protein, with amino-acid sequence MKKLAFIGILIAGSLFAGSISDSSNTQLNSMVAGADAKTLSEISFEIHKRASKLSSQEADIIDEFREQMRSKISAMSPDERAEFMQEYRGIMRDKMDSLSVKEAGKMRFYAHNGGQNSGHGRHDKFGRGHNNHKFGRHYNCGEFGFECGNQGYMRQARGSGFGCMWQ; translated from the coding sequence ATGAAAAAGTTAGCTTTTATCGGCATATTGATTGCCGGAAGTTTGTTTGCAGGCTCAATTAGCGATAGCTCAAATACCCAGCTAAACAGTATGGTGGCAGGTGCGGACGCAAAGACGCTAAGTGAAATTTCATTTGAGATTCATAAGCGTGCTAGCAAGCTAAGCTCGCAAGAAGCGGATATCATAGATGAATTTAGAGAGCAGATGCGAAGCAAGATCTCCGCGATGAGTCCTGATGAGAGAGCGGAATTTATGCAGGAGTATAGAGGCATAATGAGAGATAAGATGGATAGTTTAAGCGTAAAAGAGGCTGGAAAAATGCGATTTTACGCTCATAACGGAGGTCAAAACAGCGGTCACGGTCGGCATGATAAATTTGGCAGAGGACACAATAATCACAAATTCGGGCGTCATTACAACTGCGGCGAATTTGGCTTTGAGTGCGGCAACCAAGGCTATATGAGGCAAGCAAGAGGCTCTGGCTTTGGTTGTATGTGGCAATAA
- a CDS encoding DUF1104 domain-containing protein → MKRLKIMSILVALKAYLGAKFDKAQSCGFAKMIKNADAKTLGEISFEIDKRAGKLIAEADSSKQDFKSEFDKRISALSEDERAKFKEEFAARYNEKVLNLSVKEAQELGLKIIEN, encoded by the coding sequence ATGAAAAGATTAAAAATCATGAGTATATTAGTTGCTCTTAAGGCCTATTTGGGTGCTAAATTTGACAAGGCTCAGTCGTGCGGATTTGCTAAGATGATAAAAAATGCCGATGCTAAAACTTTAGGCGAAATTTCATTTGAGATAGATAAAAGAGCCGGCAAACTCATAGCTGAAGCGGATAGTTCAAAGCAGGATTTTAAGAGCGAATTTGATAAGAGAATTTCTGCTCTTAGCGAGGATGAGCGAGCAAAATTTAAAGAGGAATTTGCAGCTAGATATAACGAAAAAGTGCTAAACTTAAGCGTTAAAGAGGCTCAAGAATTAGGTCTTAAAATTATAGAAAATTGA
- a CDS encoding response regulator transcription factor, producing the protein MARILVVEDEAMLLDMMCSYLRSENFEVQGVKSYDEALSLAYETNFDLWIFDVKIIGGNGFELLKELREAKRLTPCIFTTSLNTINDLQKGFLSGCDDYIKKPFELKELLLRVNNILKRTFVHNVSEFQKLDENFSFDMKQGVLYKGEEAVSMPKKQAKLLVMLLKNRDRFVSRDEIYEQIWDYDESPSELSLRVYITELRKILGKERIVSASKLGYKYV; encoded by the coding sequence GTGGCTAGAATTTTAGTAGTTGAAGACGAGGCGATGCTGCTTGATATGATGTGCTCGTATCTTAGAAGCGAGAATTTCGAGGTGCAGGGCGTTAAGAGCTATGATGAGGCGCTTAGTTTGGCTTATGAAACCAACTTTGATCTGTGGATATTTGACGTTAAAATCATCGGTGGCAACGGCTTTGAGCTACTAAAAGAGTTAAGAGAGGCTAAGAGGCTCACTCCTTGCATATTTACTACGTCACTAAATACGATAAATGACCTTCAAAAAGGCTTTTTAAGCGGGTGTGACGACTATATCAAAAAGCCGTTTGAGCTTAAAGAGCTACTTTTGCGAGTAAATAATATCCTTAAACGAACTTTTGTGCATAATGTAAGCGAATTTCAAAAACTTGATGAAAATTTCAGCTTTGATATGAAGCAAGGAGTGCTCTATAAGGGCGAAGAGGCGGTTAGTATGCCTAAAAAGCAGGCTAAGCTCTTAGTAATGTTGCTTAAAAATAGGGATAGATTTGTCAGCAGAGATGAAATTTATGAGCAAATTTGGGACTACGACGAGAGTCCAAGCGAGCTAAGCTTGCGCGTGTATATCACGGAGCTTCGCAAAATTTTAGGCAAAGAACGCATAGTAAGCGCCTCAAAGCTGGGGTATAAGTATGTTTAA
- a CDS encoding sensor histidine kinase: MFKKRHVLPIFLLYFLTSVAFLVFFGKVFYDREKHFIMDKDAFDFRDFKRELQIKLHNNGKLDDDDFDDMKAYVVNLKTGEVIEDDFKPKQGMGRHHIESEENVVQFRVHDKRGQNEYLVAIKRADVNVKLLALKAQILLVSLGVLAAILLIAYLIIRLSLRPLYAKIEFLDGFIRDTTHEINTPLSVILMSIELFKTDPEKYLGNIKTAAHTISNLYEDLTILRLNKKYEENEEVNLAQIVSERLEFFSINLKQKGINLSTDIKDVVLVTSKFKVRKIVDNLLSNAVKYSNEGGSVSVKLDKKALIVTNSGQGIAKENLPHIFDLYTRFDETSGGFGIGLNIVKKFCDELKFKVSCKSGDGMTEFKVAF, from the coding sequence ATGTTTAAAAAACGCCACGTTTTGCCTATATTTTTGCTCTATTTTTTAACTAGCGTTGCGTTTTTGGTGTTTTTCGGCAAAGTTTTTTATGATAGAGAAAAACACTTCATAATGGACAAGGACGCTTTTGATTTTAGGGATTTTAAGCGCGAACTTCAGATAAAACTTCACAACAACGGCAAGCTTGACGATGATGATTTTGACGATATGAAGGCCTATGTGGTAAATTTAAAGACAGGCGAGGTTATAGAAGATGACTTTAAGCCAAAGCAGGGCATGGGGCGACACCATATCGAGAGTGAAGAAAACGTAGTGCAGTTTAGAGTACATGATAAAAGAGGGCAAAACGAGTATCTGGTAGCCATTAAACGCGCTGATGTTAATGTAAAGCTCTTAGCGCTCAAGGCTCAAATTTTACTCGTTTCGCTCGGTGTTTTGGCGGCGATATTGCTCATAGCCTATCTTATCATTAGGCTTTCGCTTCGTCCGCTTTATGCTAAAATCGAGTTTTTAGACGGCTTTATCCGCGATACGACTCATGAGATAAACACGCCTTTAAGCGTGATTTTGATGAGCATAGAGCTCTTTAAAACCGATCCTGAAAAGTATCTTGGCAACATAAAAACAGCCGCTCACACGATCTCAAATTTATATGAAGACCTAACCATCCTAAGGCTAAATAAAAAATACGAAGAGAACGAAGAGGTAAATTTAGCCCAAATAGTAAGCGAGAGGCTTGAGTTTTTTTCGATAAATTTAAAGCAAAAAGGCATAAATTTAAGCACCGATATCAAGGATGTCGTGCTAGTAACTTCAAAATTTAAGGTGCGAAAGATAGTTGATAACCTCCTAAGCAACGCTGTAAAATACTCAAACGAAGGCGGAAGCGTGAGCGTAAAGCTAGATAAAAAAGCTCTTATCGTCACAAATAGCGGGCAGGGCATAGCAAAGGAAAATTTGCCCCACATCTTTGATCTTTATACTCGCTTTGACGAGACGAGCGGAGGCTTTGGCATAGGGCTTAATATCGTTAAGAAATTTTGCGATGAGCTGAAATTTAAGGTAAGCTGCAAGAGTGGTGACGGTATGACCGAGTTTAAAGTGGCTTTTTAA